In a genomic window of Candidatus Tumulicola sp.:
- a CDS encoding VOC family protein: MSNTFHVTGMDLVGYMAKDVPRAIAFYRDVIGMKPTKIFDGDAGAEFELSDGSTFGLWSGNDMMPFQPSNCILFAVDDFDKTVESLKANKIEIVMQHESPSCFMVMIDDTEGNKVVLHKLKSS; the protein is encoded by the coding sequence ATGAGTAATACATTTCACGTGACGGGCATGGACCTCGTCGGATATATGGCCAAAGACGTGCCGCGCGCGATCGCGTTCTATCGCGACGTGATCGGGATGAAGCCCACGAAGATCTTCGACGGCGATGCCGGCGCGGAGTTCGAACTTTCCGACGGCAGCACGTTCGGATTGTGGAGCGGCAACGACATGATGCCGTTTCAGCCGAGCAACTGCATTTTGTTTGCGGTCGACGACTTCGACAAGACGGTCGAGAGCTTGAAAGCAAACAAGATCGAGATCGTCATGCAGCACGAAAGCCCGAGCTGTTTCATGGTAATGATCGACGATACCGAAGGCAATAAGGTCGTCCTGCACAAGCTGAAGTCATCGTAG
- the dxs gene encoding 1-deoxy-D-xylulose-5-phosphate synthase, translating to MIVEKIESPADVRRLDREDIDLLAAEIREMLVQTCAVNGGHLAPNLGVVELTLALHTVLDLPNDKLVWDVSHQTYVHKILTGRRDRFGSIRKGGGLSGFSMRSESPYDAFGAGHASTSVSAALGMAQARDLMGGSETVVAVIGDGALTGGLAYEALNNAGASGGPFIVVLNDNEMSIAPNVGSIAAYLSVLRSKPFAKLARKTGKMVLDRIPLGGAAKKAIESAELGAMRFISPTEKAAVIFEELGFRYMGPIDGHNYDVVVDALRTAQDFKHPVLVHVRTIKGKGYEPAERDSRSFHGVGANAFEPSDGSKKSAPGARPKFQDVFGDAMIAIAEKDHRVVGITAAMPDGTGLSKFGKRFPERYFDVGIAEAHAVCFAAGLAASGLRPVCAIYSTFLQRAYDQIVHDVVVQELPVVFCMDRAGFVGDDGPTHMGLYDVAYLRTLPNITLMAPRCEAELQPMLEHALSIAAPAAIRYPRGSSSCVDEAEHAPIVQGKAEVLRRGTGVAVFAYGTTCDIALAAHALLKAGGNTSSLPTIVNARFAKPLDGDLIVELARDHDLLITLEEHSLDGGFGSAVAEFVSDRCLPIAVERVGVGNTLVQHDSQDKQRVLFGLTPQSLAERIGRVVGIPVAV from the coding sequence ATGATCGTAGAGAAAATCGAGTCACCCGCCGACGTACGACGCCTGGATCGCGAAGATATCGACCTCCTTGCCGCCGAGATTCGAGAGATGCTGGTGCAAACGTGCGCCGTTAACGGCGGGCACCTCGCGCCCAACCTCGGCGTCGTCGAACTCACGCTGGCGCTCCACACGGTGCTCGATCTACCGAACGATAAGCTTGTCTGGGACGTCAGCCACCAGACGTACGTCCACAAAATCCTCACCGGTCGTCGCGATCGTTTCGGCTCGATTCGTAAAGGCGGCGGTCTTTCTGGTTTCTCGATGCGATCCGAATCGCCGTACGATGCATTCGGTGCCGGTCACGCGAGCACGTCGGTGTCGGCGGCGCTGGGCATGGCCCAGGCGCGCGATCTCATGGGCGGCAGCGAGACGGTCGTCGCGGTCATCGGCGATGGCGCGCTGACCGGTGGATTAGCCTACGAAGCGCTCAACAACGCTGGAGCCTCAGGTGGCCCGTTCATAGTAGTGCTGAACGACAACGAGATGTCGATCGCGCCCAACGTCGGATCGATCGCGGCGTATCTCTCGGTCTTACGTTCGAAACCGTTTGCCAAGTTGGCGCGCAAGACCGGCAAGATGGTGCTGGATCGCATTCCGCTCGGCGGCGCAGCCAAAAAGGCGATCGAGTCGGCCGAGCTCGGCGCAATGCGATTCATCTCGCCCACCGAGAAGGCCGCGGTCATCTTCGAAGAGCTAGGTTTCCGCTATATGGGCCCGATCGACGGCCACAACTACGATGTGGTGGTCGACGCACTGCGCACGGCGCAAGATTTTAAACACCCGGTGCTCGTGCACGTTCGCACGATCAAAGGCAAAGGCTACGAGCCTGCCGAGCGGGATTCGCGCTCGTTTCACGGCGTTGGAGCTAATGCGTTCGAACCGAGCGATGGTTCGAAAAAGAGCGCGCCTGGGGCGCGTCCGAAGTTCCAAGACGTGTTCGGCGACGCGATGATCGCAATCGCCGAAAAGGATCACCGCGTCGTCGGTATCACCGCCGCAATGCCCGACGGCACCGGTCTCTCGAAGTTCGGAAAGCGCTTTCCCGAGCGCTATTTCGACGTGGGTATCGCCGAGGCACACGCGGTGTGTTTCGCTGCCGGTTTGGCCGCCAGCGGCTTGCGCCCGGTCTGCGCGATCTACTCGACGTTCCTGCAACGCGCCTACGACCAGATCGTCCACGACGTTGTCGTGCAAGAACTGCCGGTCGTGTTTTGCATGGACCGCGCAGGCTTCGTCGGCGACGACGGCCCGACGCACATGGGCTTATACGACGTCGCCTATCTGCGCACGCTTCCCAATATTACGCTGATGGCGCCGCGCTGCGAGGCCGAGTTGCAGCCCATGCTGGAGCACGCGCTCTCGATTGCCGCTCCGGCTGCCATTCGGTATCCGCGCGGTTCGAGCAGCTGTGTTGACGAAGCGGAACACGCGCCGATCGTGCAGGGCAAGGCCGAAGTGCTTCGTCGCGGCACGGGCGTGGCCGTGTTCGCATACGGCACGACCTGCGATATCGCGTTAGCCGCACACGCGCTCTTGAAAGCCGGCGGAAATACGAGTTCGCTGCCGACGATCGTCAACGCGCGGTTTGCGAAGCCGCTCGACGGCGATTTGATCGTCGAGTTAGCGCGCGATCACGATCTGCTGATCACGCTGGAAGAACATTCGCTGGACGGCGGTTTCGGCTCGGCCGTCGCCGAGTTCGTTTCAGACCGCTGCCTGCCGATCGCGGTGGAACGTGTGGGCGTCGGAAACACGCTCGTGCAGCACGATTCGCAAGATAAACAGCGCGTTCTCTTTGGGCTCACGCCGCAGTCGCTGGCCGAACGGATCGGCCGCGTCGTCGGGATCCCGGTGGCCGTTTAG
- a CDS encoding NAD-dependent epimerase/dehydratase family protein: MAPDRVFLTGASGFVGAHVLRALLAAGYHVRALVRDQSRIAFDDDVEWINGDLVRTGDFAHALDGCRYVVHTAALYSFSPYERAGIYDVNVGGTASLLAAAHLAGVERAVLTSSSATIGHARGSEPADESCYPLDRPFAARRGDYHASKVEQERAAFASRLPVVAVLPTAPVGPGDWKPTPTGKLVRDFARGKIAAMPPLGGGMNLVAVEDVAGGHVAALERGRPGERYVLGGENLEMDAVWRLLAEVTGRPLPGFRAPYALAYAVAAVDELRCRIDVGAVPFAPLEGVRMSRERMYADSSKASRELGFQASPVRDALERSTIWYRENGAA, encoded by the coding sequence TTGGCACCTGATCGAGTCTTTTTAACCGGCGCTTCCGGGTTCGTCGGCGCGCACGTTCTGCGCGCGTTGCTGGCGGCCGGGTATCACGTCCGCGCGCTGGTGCGCGACCAATCGCGTATCGCATTCGACGACGACGTCGAGTGGATCAACGGCGATTTGGTGCGAACCGGCGATTTCGCCCACGCCTTGGACGGTTGCCGCTATGTGGTGCACACCGCCGCGTTATATTCGTTCTCACCCTACGAACGGGCCGGCATTTACGATGTGAACGTCGGTGGCACTGCCAGCCTCCTCGCGGCCGCGCATTTAGCCGGAGTGGAGCGCGCCGTGCTCACCTCGAGTTCGGCGACGATCGGACATGCTCGCGGTTCCGAACCTGCCGACGAGAGCTGCTACCCGCTCGACCGGCCGTTTGCGGCCCGGCGAGGCGACTATCACGCATCGAAGGTCGAACAAGAGCGAGCGGCATTTGCCTCGCGACTACCGGTCGTGGCCGTGTTGCCGACGGCGCCGGTCGGGCCGGGCGATTGGAAACCGACCCCAACCGGAAAATTGGTGCGCGACTTCGCGCGCGGTAAGATCGCAGCGATGCCGCCACTGGGAGGCGGCATGAATCTGGTGGCTGTGGAGGACGTCGCCGGCGGCCACGTGGCCGCACTCGAGCGAGGCCGGCCGGGCGAACGGTACGTGCTGGGCGGTGAGAATTTGGAGATGGACGCAGTGTGGCGCCTATTGGCCGAGGTCACGGGCCGTCCGCTGCCGGGGTTCCGCGCGCCGTACGCCTTGGCGTATGCGGTGGCCGCGGTCGACGAGCTGCGTTGCCGCATCGACGTGGGCGCGGTCCCGTTCGCACCGCTGGAGGGCGTACGGATGTCGCGCGAGCGAATGTACGCCGACTCCTCGAAGGCGAGTCGAGAGCTCGGGTTTCAGGCGTCGCCGGTGCGCGACGCGCTGGAACGCAGCACCATCTGGTATCGAGAAAATGGGGCGGCGTAA
- a CDS encoding YncE family protein: MKRARSGWIAACGAIVASASLAAAPIANDSAGSPITVIAARDHPFTALPSKDGSTLFISIVRDRGPNGILVVHRSNGAYRAGAFVPVDGAPTGLALTPDGRTLLVGADDRYAALSATAAERDEIPPISYLRNHFTNAAIEVVPSIDGTHAFFSNEHDDSVGIVALGATAGGNPSLTFTGRIATEHLPVGMALSPDGARLYVTSEIGFGRPAVCEKGRHAGSVAVIDVAAATSNLPKHAVLSTATAGCGAVRIAIDPDGRTAWVTLRGENSLAAFDANKLVSDPAHALLRKVRVGAFPVGLALVRNGAVAFVANSNRFDKSATNSTVDAVDTAAALSGGDAIVRSYPTGAFPRELREAPQHDVVYLTNYNGGTVEVIPIQ, encoded by the coding sequence ATGAAGCGGGCTCGAAGCGGATGGATCGCCGCATGCGGAGCGATCGTCGCGAGCGCATCGCTGGCGGCGGCGCCGATCGCCAACGATTCGGCTGGAAGTCCGATCACCGTCATCGCCGCGCGCGACCACCCGTTTACCGCGCTGCCGTCAAAAGACGGTTCGACGCTCTTCATATCGATCGTGCGGGACCGCGGCCCGAACGGGATCCTCGTCGTCCATCGATCCAACGGTGCGTATCGCGCCGGAGCGTTCGTGCCGGTCGATGGCGCTCCCACCGGACTTGCCCTGACGCCCGACGGACGGACGCTGCTCGTCGGAGCCGACGATCGCTACGCGGCGCTGTCGGCAACGGCCGCCGAACGCGACGAAATCCCGCCCATTTCGTACCTCCGCAACCATTTCACCAACGCCGCGATCGAGGTCGTTCCATCGATCGACGGCACGCATGCGTTTTTTTCGAACGAGCATGATGACAGCGTCGGGATCGTCGCGCTCGGGGCGACGGCCGGCGGGAATCCATCGCTTACGTTCACCGGTCGGATCGCGACCGAGCACCTACCCGTTGGAATGGCGCTTTCGCCCGACGGCGCGCGGCTGTACGTCACGAGCGAAATTGGATTCGGGCGCCCGGCGGTCTGCGAGAAGGGACGGCACGCCGGCAGCGTGGCCGTCATCGACGTCGCGGCAGCCACCTCGAATCTGCCCAAACACGCCGTTCTTTCGACGGCGACGGCCGGCTGCGGGGCGGTCCGCATTGCGATCGATCCCGACGGGCGGACCGCGTGGGTGACGTTGCGCGGCGAGAATTCCCTGGCAGCGTTCGATGCAAACAAGCTCGTCTCTGACCCAGCGCATGCGCTGCTGCGAAAGGTGCGCGTCGGAGCGTTCCCGGTCGGTTTAGCGCTCGTACGAAACGGCGCCGTCGCGTTCGTGGCAAACTCCAACCGCTTCGATAAAAGCGCCACGAACTCGACGGTGGATGCGGTCGACACTGCTGCCGCGCTATCGGGCGGCGACGCAATCGTACGATCGTATCCGACCGGGGCTTTCCCGCGCGAGCTTCGCGAAGCGCCGCAGCACGACGTCGTCTACCTTACAAACTACAACGGCGGAACCGTCGAGGTTATTCCGATCCAGTAA
- a CDS encoding NAD(P)-dependent oxidoreductase, with amino-acid sequence MVDAPHIGIVGTGRMGANIARRLNDVGYAIEALYDTRPEAARETARDTGGEVVTTLANVTALSDIVITVVVDDAAMEQIFSEDPNADSLLRDAAGTIFINCATVSPQVHVEIERRAELAGAKALEACMASSIPQARNGSLYLMIGGRKEAFEDVKPLLEQMSASLKYVGEAGRAAQVKALVNMVMNINTAGLAEGLGLADALGLDLDVVREIFSQTGANSRVLETDGADMQHRDHDVYFSAEHAAKDSGIALGMAAGTGLSLPLAQATYRQFERMKALDLGQLDKSGVSELTFIDRHGKEALSNAG; translated from the coding sequence ATGGTTGACGCGCCGCACATCGGGATCGTCGGCACCGGGCGCATGGGTGCGAATATCGCCCGGCGCCTGAACGACGTCGGATACGCCATCGAGGCGTTATACGATACTCGTCCCGAAGCGGCGCGCGAAACGGCTCGGGACACAGGCGGTGAGGTGGTCACGACGTTGGCAAACGTTACGGCGTTGTCCGACATCGTGATCACCGTCGTCGTCGACGACGCTGCCATGGAGCAGATTTTTAGCGAAGACCCAAACGCCGATAGCTTATTGCGAGACGCCGCGGGCACGATCTTTATCAACTGCGCGACCGTTTCGCCCCAGGTGCACGTCGAAATCGAACGGCGCGCCGAGCTTGCCGGTGCGAAAGCGCTCGAAGCGTGCATGGCGAGCTCGATTCCGCAAGCTCGCAACGGTTCGTTGTATTTGATGATCGGCGGCCGCAAAGAAGCGTTCGAGGACGTCAAACCGCTGCTCGAACAAATGAGCGCGTCGTTGAAGTACGTCGGCGAGGCCGGCCGAGCGGCGCAAGTGAAAGCGCTCGTCAACATGGTCATGAATATCAACACGGCCGGTTTGGCCGAAGGGCTCGGCTTAGCCGACGCATTAGGCCTCGATCTCGACGTCGTTCGCGAAATCTTTTCGCAGACGGGCGCGAACTCGCGCGTGCTCGAGACCGACGGCGCCGACATGCAACATCGCGATCACGACGTCTACTTCTCAGCCGAGCACGCCGCGAAAGATTCGGGGATCGCGCTGGGCATGGCCGCCGGAACGGGATTATCGCTGCCGCTCGCGCAGGCGACGTACCGACAATTCGAACGCATGAAAGCGCTCGATTTAGGACAGCTCGACAAGTCCGGAGTATCCGAACTCACGTTCATCGACCGTCATGGAAAGGAAGCGTTATCGAATGCCGGATAG
- a CDS encoding alpha/beta hydrolase, translating to MTSIERRVALGDGAETTLQIWGDRGPFIVAVHGMTSSRKSWQRLAEHWDGRARVAAYDQRGHGDSAAITGPMALERGVADLAAVVESLDEPPGGSIGHSWGGAVAILGGARLQIARIAAIDPMLHQVERGWYDEYVEELREHFALHGEERDEKTREGVAHWDRLDVEGKVHAVHAMTAEPIERLFRENPPLVWDLRPVVADYPKPLLVLLAAPGEGINDPKVVDSVRRDRAGGVELVEIADAGHNLHRTDFPAVAAALEAFFGLN from the coding sequence GTGACGTCCATCGAGCGCCGCGTGGCGCTCGGCGACGGCGCCGAAACGACGTTGCAAATCTGGGGCGATCGCGGCCCATTCATCGTTGCCGTTCATGGCATGACTAGCTCGCGCAAGTCGTGGCAGCGACTGGCCGAGCACTGGGACGGACGGGCTCGTGTCGCCGCCTACGATCAGCGCGGGCACGGCGATAGCGCCGCTATTACCGGTCCGATGGCGTTGGAGCGCGGCGTCGCCGATCTGGCCGCGGTCGTGGAATCGCTCGACGAGCCGCCGGGCGGTTCGATCGGACATTCGTGGGGTGGCGCCGTCGCGATCCTCGGCGGCGCCCGCCTTCAGATCGCGCGAATCGCCGCGATCGACCCGATGCTACATCAAGTCGAGCGCGGGTGGTACGACGAGTACGTCGAGGAACTTCGCGAGCACTTTGCCCTGCACGGCGAGGAACGCGACGAGAAAACGCGCGAGGGCGTCGCGCACTGGGATCGCCTCGATGTGGAGGGCAAGGTGCACGCGGTGCACGCGATGACCGCGGAACCCATCGAGCGCCTGTTTCGTGAGAACCCGCCACTGGTTTGGGACCTGCGCCCGGTCGTTGCCGACTATCCCAAGCCGTTGTTGGTGCTGCTGGCCGCTCCGGGAGAAGGCATCAACGATCCGAAGGTCGTCGACTCGGTGCGGCGGGACCGTGCCGGAGGAGTCGAGTTGGTCGAAATCGCGGACGCCGGCCACAATTTGCATCGGACCGATTTCCCGGCGGTTGCCGCCGCGCTCGAGGCCTTTTTCGGGCTCAACTAG
- a CDS encoding GNAT family N-acetyltransferase produces MDRYECRSSRAGIFPGCREPGRIAGGGGRLRTAFERDGYGWWVLERKQDAGFAGIIALQPIPFEAHFTPVHEIGWRLPVEAWGHGYASEGAAAAMQFAFERLHLPEIAAITASINRRSRAVMERLEMTYDPADDFDHPRLESGHRLQRHVLYRAKRPPSWHSEPVTSEHERRTATAGRTDPTP; encoded by the coding sequence GTGGATCGCTATGAATGCCGATCCTCGCGTGCGGGAATTTTTCCAGGATGTCGCGAGCCGGGAAGAATCGCTGGAGGTGGCGGACGGCTGCGGACCGCATTCGAGCGCGATGGGTACGGCTGGTGGGTTCTGGAACGCAAACAGGACGCCGGCTTTGCCGGCATCATCGCACTGCAGCCCATTCCGTTCGAAGCGCACTTTACGCCGGTCCACGAAATCGGCTGGCGTCTGCCGGTCGAAGCCTGGGGGCATGGATACGCGAGCGAGGGCGCTGCTGCAGCCATGCAGTTTGCGTTCGAGCGGCTCCATCTTCCCGAAATCGCAGCGATCACGGCATCGATCAATCGACGCTCGCGCGCCGTGATGGAACGTCTCGAGATGACCTACGATCCGGCAGACGATTTCGACCATCCCAGGTTAGAATCCGGACATCGTTTGCAGCGGCACGTCTTGTATCGTGCAAAGCGGCCACCCAGTTGGCACTCCGAACCGGTAACGTCGGAGCATGAACGCCGCACCGCAACAGCTGGGAGAACCGACCCCACTCCCTAG
- the rpoB gene encoding DNA-directed RNA polymerase subunit beta, with protein MTAVANSASRVMPATFPMPTGAFTVAQPPDPGPKRERYTFAKISDVLEIPNLIELQKASFDWFKTEGLAEAFSSISPIKDFTGNLILEFGEHSLGEPKYTIEECRERDMTYSAPLRVRVRLITAESGEIKGIPDQEIFMGDFPLMTDKGTFMINGAERVIVSQLVRSPGVYYSQDADTNSRPTFNATIIPNRGAWIEFETDNGTKNDETEGTIGVRIDKNRKIYVSTFIRALSRPDLGFNWETDEAILKLFGDSPLVRNSIEKDKDVKTREDALKEIYKKLRPGEPENAENAEKLLESLFFDEKRYDLAGVGRYKLNAKFHYRIENPDVDARLETPNVVIDEYTDAGLEMPAIETRCLTRADMIAVIRRLIKVGTGIVQKDDIDHLGNRRVRSVGELLQNQFRVGLLRLERVVRERMTVQDIETVTPQALINIRPVVAAVKEFFGSSQLSQFMDQTNSLAELTHKRRLSALGPGGLSRERAGFEVRDVHHSHYGRICPIETPEGPNIGLIGSLATYGRVNRFGFIETPYRVVKEGVVTDEIVYLTADREDEYIIAQANTPVDAGNGHIMTDSVVCRYAEKYIEEPAARVHLMDVSPKQIVSVATALIPFLEHDDANRALMGANMQRQAVPLLRPETPIVGTGMEYRSAKDSGSLIVADAAGTVTSVDAKAIVLAGADGVETRYELLKFVRSNAGTCINQRPIVGLGDAVVAGQILADGPSSDEGELALGQNVLVAFMPWEGYNYEDAILISERMVKEDRFTSIHIEEYECEARDTKLGPEEITRDIPNVGEDALKDLDERGIIRVGAEVRPEDILVGKVTPKGETELTAEERLLRAIFGEKSREVRDTSLKVPHGEKGKIIDVKVFSRENGDELSPGVNHLVRVYVAQKRKILQGDKMAGRHGNKGVIAKVLPEEDMPYMEDGSPVDIVLNPLGVPSRMNLGQIMETHLGWAARMLGMSVATPVFDGAHAEDIAEWLQDAGLPADGKTWLRDGRSGERFSRPIAVGLIYMLKLAHLVDDKIHARSTGPYSMITQQPLGGKAQFGGQRFGEMEVWALEAYGAAYTLQELLTVKSDDVVGRVKTYEAIVKGENVMEPGVPESFKVLIKELQSLALDVKVLTENREEVEIRSPEDDMGESERREYGLLMGDEQPLVSQTAVAASEAIAEAGAAEGPGQAVEVEEEEEEEIDDSKPIDTAAPLPAPPPAAAHAESEEFEEEEAPEEEVEEGRQGYELEEEDEETYDEEKPSADGDEEETPFIENGKDEDEY; from the coding sequence ATGACGGCCGTCGCCAATAGTGCTTCCAGGGTCATGCCGGCGACCTTCCCGATGCCGACCGGCGCCTTCACGGTCGCGCAACCGCCCGACCCGGGACCCAAGCGCGAACGCTACACCTTCGCGAAGATTTCCGACGTCCTCGAAATCCCGAACCTGATCGAGCTGCAAAAGGCTTCCTTCGATTGGTTCAAGACCGAGGGCCTAGCGGAAGCATTTTCGTCGATATCGCCCATCAAGGATTTTACCGGTAACCTGATCCTCGAGTTCGGCGAACACAGCCTCGGCGAGCCGAAGTATACGATCGAAGAGTGCCGCGAGCGGGATATGACCTACAGCGCCCCGCTGCGCGTCCGCGTACGTCTCATTACCGCTGAATCCGGCGAAATCAAGGGTATCCCCGACCAAGAGATCTTCATGGGCGACTTCCCGCTCATGACCGACAAGGGCACCTTCATGATCAACGGCGCCGAGCGCGTGATCGTGAGCCAACTGGTGCGCTCGCCGGGCGTGTATTACAGCCAAGACGCGGATACCAACTCGCGCCCGACCTTCAACGCCACGATCATCCCGAACCGCGGCGCTTGGATCGAGTTCGAAACCGATAACGGTACCAAGAACGACGAGACCGAGGGTACGATCGGCGTCCGCATCGACAAGAACCGGAAGATCTACGTGTCGACGTTCATCCGTGCGCTGTCGCGCCCGGATCTCGGCTTTAATTGGGAAACCGACGAGGCCATCCTCAAACTGTTCGGCGACAGTCCGCTCGTCCGCAACTCGATCGAGAAGGACAAGGACGTCAAGACGCGCGAGGACGCGCTCAAAGAAATCTACAAGAAGCTGCGTCCCGGCGAGCCCGAAAACGCCGAAAACGCGGAGAAACTGCTCGAGTCGTTGTTCTTCGATGAGAAGCGCTACGACTTGGCGGGCGTCGGCCGCTACAAGCTGAACGCGAAGTTCCACTACCGTATCGAGAATCCGGACGTCGACGCGCGTCTCGAAACGCCGAACGTCGTGATCGACGAGTACACCGATGCCGGCCTCGAAATGCCGGCGATCGAAACGCGCTGTTTGACGCGCGCCGACATGATCGCCGTCATTCGCCGATTGATCAAAGTGGGCACCGGCATCGTGCAAAAAGACGACATCGACCATCTCGGCAATCGCCGGGTGCGGTCGGTCGGCGAACTGCTGCAAAATCAGTTCCGCGTTGGTTTGCTGCGTCTCGAACGCGTCGTGCGCGAACGCATGACCGTTCAAGACATTGAAACGGTAACGCCGCAAGCGCTGATCAACATTCGCCCGGTCGTGGCAGCCGTCAAGGAGTTCTTCGGATCCTCGCAGTTGTCGCAGTTCATGGATCAGACCAACTCGTTGGCCGAACTCACGCACAAACGTCGTTTGTCGGCACTCGGACCGGGTGGTCTGTCGCGCGAACGCGCGGGCTTCGAAGTTCGCGACGTTCACCATTCGCACTACGGACGGATCTGCCCGATCGAAACGCCGGAAGGCCCGAACATCGGTCTGATCGGCTCGCTCGCGACCTACGGACGCGTCAATCGCTTCGGGTTCATCGAGACGCCGTACCGCGTGGTGAAAGAAGGCGTCGTAACCGACGAAATCGTGTACCTCACGGCCGATCGTGAAGACGAATACATCATCGCACAGGCCAACACGCCGGTCGACGCCGGGAACGGCCACATCATGACCGATTCGGTCGTGTGCCGCTATGCCGAAAAGTATATCGAAGAACCGGCAGCGCGCGTGCATTTGATGGACGTTTCGCCGAAACAGATCGTCTCGGTGGCGACTGCGTTGATTCCGTTCTTGGAACATGACGACGCCAACCGCGCGTTGATGGGTGCCAACATGCAACGGCAAGCGGTGCCGCTGCTGCGTCCGGAAACGCCGATCGTCGGCACCGGCATGGAATATCGCTCAGCCAAGGATTCTGGAAGCCTTATCGTAGCCGATGCTGCGGGCACGGTGACGTCGGTCGATGCCAAAGCCATCGTGTTGGCCGGCGCCGACGGCGTCGAAACGCGCTACGAGTTGCTGAAGTTCGTTCGCAGCAACGCCGGAACGTGCATTAACCAGCGTCCGATCGTCGGACTCGGCGATGCGGTCGTAGCCGGCCAAATTCTGGCCGATGGCCCGTCGTCGGATGAAGGCGAGCTGGCGCTCGGACAAAACGTGCTGGTGGCGTTCATGCCGTGGGAAGGCTACAACTACGAAGACGCGATCCTGATCAGCGAACGCATGGTCAAGGAAGATCGCTTCACCTCGATTCACATCGAGGAGTACGAGTGCGAAGCCCGCGATACCAAACTCGGGCCGGAAGAGATCACGCGCGATATTCCCAACGTCGGTGAAGACGCGCTCAAGGATCTCGACGAGCGTGGCATCATTCGCGTCGGCGCCGAAGTGCGTCCGGAAGACATTCTGGTCGGCAAAGTTACGCCCAAGGGCGAGACCGAGCTTACGGCCGAGGAACGTCTGTTACGGGCCATCTTCGGCGAAAAGTCGCGTGAAGTACGCGACACCAGCTTGAAAGTACCGCACGGCGAAAAAGGCAAGATTATCGACGTCAAGGTGTTCTCGCGTGAAAATGGCGACGAGCTGTCGCCGGGCGTGAACCACTTGGTACGCGTCTACGTCGCGCAGAAACGTAAGATTCTGCAAGGCGACAAAATGGCCGGACGGCACGGTAACAAGGGCGTCATCGCCAAGGTGCTGCCGGAAGAAGATATGCCGTATATGGAAGACGGCTCGCCGGTCGACATCGTTCTGAACCCGCTGGGGGTACCTTCGCGCATGAACCTCGGACAGATCATGGAGACGCATCTCGGTTGGGCGGCGCGCATGCTTGGCATGAGCGTTGCGACGCCGGTGTTCGACGGCGCGCACGCCGAGGACATCGCCGAGTGGCTGCAAGACGCCGGCTTACCGGCCGACGGCAAAACGTGGCTGCGCGACGGACGTTCGGGCGAACGCTTCTCGCGTCCGATCGCGGTTGGATTGATCTACATGCTCAAGCTGGCTCACTTGGTCGACGATAAGATCCACGCGCGTTCGACCGGTCCGTACTCGATGATCACGCAACAGCCGTTGGGTGGTAAAGCGCAGTTCGGCGGCCAGCGTTTCGGCGAAATGGAAGTCTGGGCGCTCGAAGCGTACGGCGCGGCGTACACGCTGCAAGAACTCTTGACGGTCAAGTCCGACGACGTCGTCGGTCGCGTCAAGACGTACGAAGCGATCGTCAAAGGCGAGAACGTCATGGAACCGGGCGTTCCGGAATCGTTCAAGGTGCTCATCAAGGAACTCCAATCGCTCGCGCTCGACGTCAAAGTATTGACGGAAAATCGCGAAGAGGTGGAGATTCGTTCGCCCGAAGACGACATGGGCGAAAGCGAGCGCCGCGAGTACGGTCTGTTGATGGGCGACGAACAGCCTCTGGTTTCGCAGACCGCCGTCGCGGCCAGCGAAGCCATTGCCGAAGCCGGCGCGGCTGAGGGTCCGGGTCAGGCCGTTGAAGTGGAAGAGGAGGAAGAGGAAGAGATCGACGACAGCAAGCCGATCGACACCGCCGCTCCGTTGCCGGCGCCTCCGCCGGCCGCAGCCCACGCCGAATCCGAGGAATTCGAGGAAGAGGAAGCGCCCGAAGAAGAGGTCGAGGAAGGGCGCCAAGGCTACGAACTCGAGGAGGAAGACGAAGAAACCTACGATGAGGAAAAACCCTCGGCCGACGGCGATGAAGAAGAAACGCCATTCATCGAAAACGGCAAGGACGAGGACGAATACTAG